The Armatimonadota bacterium genome includes a region encoding these proteins:
- a CDS encoding beta-galactosidase trimerization domain-containing protein, whose protein sequence is MTSSIDLTKPGGFVVGCNYWASHAGTHMWRDWQPDVVEWDLARLAEAGLQVLRVFPLWPDFQPITQLYGGGGYRKEIRHGELPLTDDPCGQAGMSAEAMAHFADFLDMLDKHNQCCIVGLITGWMSGRLFVPPAIEGLNVLTDPIAIKWELRFIRHFVTTFRVHPAIAGWDLGNECNCMAAATQDQAYAWTATISNAIKAIDQTRPVISGMHGLSPEGTWTIQDQGELTDILTTHSYPVFTPHCDQDPVNTIRTISHSTAESRFYSDIGCKPCLCQEIGTLGPMIASESVAADFARSCLFSLWANDCHGMLWWCANDQTNLAHAPYDWKAVERELGLLCTDGSPKPVIEEMGKFRRFIASLPFSALPKRTSEAVCILTRGQDQWGAAYSSFILAKQAGFDIEFLYSSQPIKDAQLYLLPSLSGGEMISRTRLNELLAKVESGAALYISLDDGMPSDLQSITGLEPQTRERRRDFGTIKIDGIDGCFEIPCAGSFKTRFNPTRAQVLATETDGNPAFTVANYGKGKVYFISVPLEKILTQTPGAFHLEDSPDCWRVYQYISREAVNNRVVRKIHPMIALTEHPVSNDHRLIVAINQSPNDISDIFTLSSGWRLANVFYGKADAESSEVKVELSKNDAAVFSAEH, encoded by the coding sequence ATGACATCTTCTATCGATCTGACTAAGCCCGGCGGCTTTGTCGTCGGGTGTAACTATTGGGCGTCTCACGCCGGCACTCACATGTGGAGAGACTGGCAGCCTGATGTGGTCGAGTGGGACCTTGCTCGCCTTGCTGAAGCCGGACTGCAGGTACTGCGAGTATTTCCCCTGTGGCCGGACTTTCAGCCCATAACTCAGCTCTACGGCGGCGGAGGATACCGCAAGGAAATTCGGCATGGTGAGCTCCCTCTGACCGATGACCCTTGCGGGCAGGCAGGAATGTCTGCAGAGGCTATGGCGCATTTTGCCGACTTCCTCGATATGCTGGATAAGCACAACCAGTGCTGCATAGTCGGACTGATAACCGGATGGATGAGCGGACGCCTCTTTGTTCCGCCTGCCATTGAAGGCCTCAATGTGCTCACCGACCCTATTGCTATAAAATGGGAACTGAGGTTCATTCGGCATTTTGTGACCACATTTCGGGTTCACCCGGCAATTGCAGGCTGGGACCTGGGAAATGAATGCAACTGCATGGCAGCCGCGACTCAGGACCAGGCCTATGCGTGGACAGCAACAATCTCAAATGCCATAAAAGCTATCGACCAGACTCGGCCTGTAATATCAGGGATGCACGGCCTCTCACCAGAGGGCACTTGGACAATTCAGGACCAGGGTGAATTGACGGATATACTGACGACTCACTCTTACCCGGTTTTTACCCCTCACTGTGACCAGGACCCGGTAAATACTATACGCACTATCTCTCACTCCACTGCAGAATCTCGATTTTACAGCGATATCGGCTGCAAGCCGTGTCTGTGTCAGGAGATAGGAACTCTCGGGCCGATGATTGCAAGCGAGAGTGTTGCTGCCGATTTTGCTCGAAGCTGCCTCTTTTCGCTGTGGGCCAATGACTGCCATGGCATGCTCTGGTGGTGCGCGAACGACCAGACCAACCTGGCGCATGCTCCTTACGATTGGAAGGCGGTCGAGCGTGAGCTGGGTCTGCTGTGCACAGACGGATCGCCCAAGCCTGTGATCGAAGAGATGGGTAAATTCCGGCGGTTTATTGCCAGCCTGCCGTTTTCGGCTCTGCCTAAGCGCACTTCTGAAGCAGTTTGTATCCTTACTCGTGGTCAGGACCAGTGGGGCGCTGCCTACAGCAGTTTTATACTGGCGAAACAGGCAGGCTTTGATATCGAGTTCCTATACTCCTCTCAGCCTATAAAGGATGCTCAGCTTTATTTGCTGCCGTCGCTCTCGGGCGGAGAGATGATTTCTCGCACCCGGTTGAATGAACTCTTGGCAAAAGTAGAGTCTGGCGCTGCTTTATATATCTCGCTGGACGATGGTATGCCGAGCGACTTGCAATCAATTACTGGCTTGGAGCCGCAGACACGTGAGAGAAGACGTGACTTTGGCACAATAAAGATAGACGGCATAGATGGCTGCTTCGAAATCCCCTGCGCAGGGTCATTTAAGACCAGGTTCAACCCGACTCGCGCACAGGTATTGGCTACGGAAACAGACGGCAACCCTGCGTTTACCGTAGCAAACTACGGCAAGGGAAAAGTCTATTTCATTTCAGTCCCGCTGGAGAAAATATTGACCCAGACACCGGGTGCATTTCATTTAGAGGATTCGCCCGATTGCTGGAGGGTCTATCAATATATTTCACGAGAAGCAGTCAATAATCGTGTGGTGCGCAAAATTCACCCAATGATTGCTCTTACAGAGCACCCGGTCAGCAATGATCATCGCTTGATCGTGGCAATAAACCAGTCTCCTAACGACATCAGCGATATATTTACGCTATCATCCGGCTGGAGACTTGCGAATGTTTTCTATGGCAAGGCGGATGCAGAGAGTTCTGAGGTTAAGGTAGAGCTGTCAAAGAATGATGCGGCTGTCTTTTCAGCAGAGCATTGA
- a CDS encoding sugar phosphate isomerase/epimerase, translated as MFGYQAVYDDDFFDALDYAAKNGFDFVSFDLNVPRFYIDGLPDARLDEIRGYAVSKNVKPAFHAPGDNISLYTDYPAIRSGILEHFSSIITSAQHLQARHTTIHPGAYPSLKKFDAKNDDFVAAHRDYFSRMLYENVMHLADRAKDVLLCLENFNFTDITMETVDKLLANTDRLFLTWDIAKTYDRSLQKDEMVESFMLKHCDRIREIHIHDIIKDFRSHQIVGEGGIDFSQYADLLHRPDIAITIEVRPREAAKVSRDSIISMLC; from the coding sequence TTGTTTGGATATCAAGCAGTCTATGATGATGATTTCTTCGATGCGCTCGACTATGCAGCAAAGAACGGCTTCGACTTCGTTTCTTTTGACCTGAATGTGCCCCGGTTCTATATTGACGGGCTGCCTGATGCCCGTTTAGATGAAATACGAGGTTATGCCGTCTCGAAGAATGTGAAGCCGGCATTCCATGCGCCCGGAGACAATATCAGCCTGTATACAGACTATCCTGCAATCCGCTCTGGAATCCTTGAGCACTTCTCATCTATTATCACTTCAGCCCAACATCTGCAGGCCCGGCACACAACAATTCACCCCGGCGCGTATCCGTCTCTCAAAAAGTTTGATGCAAAAAATGACGACTTTGTCGCTGCCCATCGCGACTACTTCAGCCGTATGCTCTATGAAAATGTCATGCATCTAGCCGACCGGGCGAAGGATGTTCTGCTGTGCCTTGAGAATTTCAACTTCACCGATATTACCATGGAAACAGTCGATAAGCTGCTTGCAAACACAGACAGGTTGTTTTTAACCTGGGATATAGCCAAGACGTATGACCGCAGCCTTCAAAAAGATGAAATGGTTGAGAGCTTTATGCTGAAGCACTGCGACCGCATACGCGAAATCCACATCCACGACATTATCAAAGATTTCAGATCACACCAGATTGTCGGCGAAGGCGGAATAGACTTCAGCCAATATGCCGATCTCCTGCATCGTCCCGATATTGCGATTACTATTGAAGTAAGGCCGCGTGAGGCGGCCAAAGTTTCGAGAGATAGTATTATCTCAATGCTCTGCTGA
- a CDS encoding formate--tetrahydrofolate ligase, with protein MLSDVEIAQQAKPDHIRNIAANLGLTEDDLLFYGKDKAKISLDVIDALSDKPDGKLILVTAITPTPAGEGKTTTTVGLGDALKRLGKSTCIAIREPSLGPCFGIKGGAAGGGYAQVIPMEDINLHFTGDFHAVTTAHNLLAAMLDNHIHQGNALDIDIHSITWKRVMDMNDRALREIVIGLGGKTNGTPRQSGFDITTASEIMALLCLATDRKDLENRLANIVVGFNKSGAPVTAKDLNASGAMAVVLKDALLPNLVQSLEHTPAFVHGGPFGNIAHGCNSLIATKMALKLADYVVTEAGFGSDLGAEKFFNIKCRAAGLKPMTAVIVATIRALKMHGGVALSDLAQSNPTAVERGIENLKKHIENVRSAGLEPIVAINKFPTDSDEEIGTLSACCGKMNVKWALSDVWAKGGEGGLELAQLVLKACEGKSSFHPTYSTDQPIKDKVDQIAGLFYGADGADYLPTANTHIRQIESLGFGKLPICIAKTQSSLSDDPKKINRPTGYRITVRDAKVSAGAGFIVIYAGNIMTMPGLPKVPAAEKIGLNADGEIYGLF; from the coding sequence ATGCTATCCGACGTAGAAATAGCACAACAGGCTAAGCCTGATCATATAAGAAATATAGCCGCCAACCTGGGTCTGACTGAAGACGATCTGCTGTTTTACGGCAAGGATAAGGCGAAAATTTCACTGGATGTAATCGACGCTCTCTCAGACAAGCCCGACGGCAAGCTCATTCTGGTCACAGCTATTACGCCCACCCCTGCTGGCGAGGGAAAGACTACCACGACAGTCGGCTTGGGAGACGCGCTGAAGAGGCTGGGTAAGTCCACCTGCATAGCAATCCGCGAACCCTCGCTGGGGCCATGCTTTGGTATAAAAGGCGGGGCTGCAGGCGGCGGTTATGCGCAGGTGATACCAATGGAAGACATCAACCTGCACTTTACCGGCGACTTCCACGCCGTCACCACTGCGCACAACCTCCTGGCTGCAATGCTCGACAATCACATCCACCAGGGCAACGCGCTGGATATAGATATCCACTCGATCACATGGAAACGAGTGATGGATATGAACGACCGTGCGCTGCGTGAGATCGTTATCGGCCTCGGCGGCAAGACAAACGGCACCCCCAGGCAGTCCGGTTTTGACATCACCACCGCATCTGAAATTATGGCTCTGCTGTGTCTCGCTACGGATCGTAAAGACCTGGAGAACAGGCTGGCAAATATAGTTGTTGGATTTAACAAATCCGGCGCTCCGGTCACCGCAAAAGACCTCAATGCAAGCGGCGCGATGGCTGTGGTGCTCAAAGACGCGCTCCTGCCGAACCTGGTCCAGAGCTTGGAGCATACGCCCGCGTTCGTGCACGGCGGTCCGTTCGGCAACATAGCTCACGGCTGCAACTCGCTGATCGCGACCAAAATGGCTTTGAAACTGGCTGATTATGTGGTGACGGAGGCAGGGTTCGGTTCTGACCTGGGTGCTGAGAAGTTTTTCAATATCAAATGCCGCGCTGCCGGTCTTAAACCCATGACCGCCGTTATAGTTGCCACTATCCGCGCGCTGAAGATGCACGGAGGCGTTGCGCTTTCTGACCTTGCCCAAAGCAATCCGACTGCCGTCGAGCGCGGTATTGAAAATCTTAAGAAGCATATCGAAAATGTGCGCAGTGCGGGTCTGGAGCCTATAGTGGCGATCAATAAGTTCCCGACCGACTCAGATGAGGAGATCGGGACTCTGTCGGCTTGCTGCGGCAAGATGAATGTTAAGTGGGCGCTATCTGATGTCTGGGCAAAGGGAGGTGAAGGCGGCCTTGAGCTAGCCCAGTTAGTCCTCAAAGCATGCGAAGGCAAGAGCAGTTTCCACCCGACATATTCGACCGATCAGCCTATAAAAGATAAAGTGGATCAGATAGCCGGGCTCTTTTACGGCGCGGATGGAGCAGACTACCTGCCCACAGCAAACACTCACATCAGGCAGATCGAGTCTCTTGGTTTCGGTAAGCTCCCTATCTGCATTGCCAAGACTCAAAGCTCTCTCTCGGACGATCCCAAGAAGATCAACCGCCCCACAGGCTATAGAATAACAGTCCGGGATGCAAAAGTGAGCGCAGGCGCGGGGTTTATTGTCATCTACGCAGGCAATATCATGACCATGCCCGGGCTGCCCAAAGTCCCGGCTGCTGAGAAGATAGGCTTGAATGCCGATGGAGAGATTTACGGACTGTTCTAG
- a CDS encoding methylenetetrahydrofolate reductase C-terminal domain-containing protein translates to MSKLSERIGNFVLRHSPLHKCAHFAENCIKKPVFGCQDCGQCVLGYDGLTCPMRCPKQIRNGPCGGTRADGHCEVYPERACVWWLIYQRSKKLGMTGKLRKYHVPVDRRLEHTSAWMNMFAGKILPISLCRDLKKGELGEIEKKY, encoded by the coding sequence ATGAGTAAACTCAGCGAGAGAATCGGCAATTTCGTTCTCAGGCACTCGCCTCTCCATAAATGCGCGCATTTTGCCGAGAACTGTATTAAGAAGCCTGTGTTCGGCTGCCAGGACTGCGGCCAGTGCGTGCTCGGTTATGACGGTCTCACCTGCCCGATGCGCTGCCCAAAGCAGATCAGGAACGGCCCGTGCGGGGGAACCCGCGCTGACGGACATTGTGAAGTTTACCCGGAGCGGGCTTGTGTGTGGTGGCTGATATACCAGCGATCCAAGAAACTTGGGATGACAGGTAAGCTCAGAAAATATCACGTGCCTGTCGACCGCAGGCTGGAACACACCAGCGCGTGGATGAATATGTTCGCAGGCAAGATACTTCCCATATCGCTTTGCAGGGACCTAAAGAAGGGCGAACTCGGCGAGATAGAGAAGAAGTATTAG
- a CDS encoding methylenetetrahydrofolate reductase, producing MISGSNLECVLSEGHFAVCGEMSPPLGADKSVILKKCGYFKGFVDAVNLTDNQAAIVRMSSVMSSVFALEGGIEPIMQMTCRDRNRLAQQSDILGACAAGVKNILCLTGDYMSFGNHPDAKGVFDLDSVQLIKTCAGMNDGRFISCDEIKVPPKIFIGGAANPFAEPLEMRIIRLGKKIRAGARFIQTQPVFNFQKFERWMQAVRDEGYDRDVFILAGAMPVKSVKALEHMRNNVPGMSIADEYFSRMKSADDPKEEGVAICVETIKRLKEIPGIAGVHIMPVMWESITPRIVEEAGLLPRPVLGDAEGNAKIE from the coding sequence ATGATATCCGGCAGCAATCTGGAATGTGTTCTAAGCGAAGGCCACTTCGCTGTATGTGGTGAGATGAGTCCGCCGCTGGGAGCAGACAAATCCGTAATTCTCAAAAAGTGCGGCTATTTCAAGGGCTTTGTCGATGCAGTGAACCTCACAGACAACCAGGCTGCTATTGTGCGCATGAGCTCGGTAATGTCGAGTGTGTTTGCACTGGAGGGCGGTATTGAACCGATCATGCAGATGACCTGCCGCGACCGCAACCGCCTGGCGCAGCAGTCGGATATACTGGGCGCATGCGCAGCAGGAGTAAAGAATATCCTCTGCCTGACGGGTGACTATATGAGCTTCGGTAATCACCCGGATGCCAAAGGCGTGTTCGACCTCGATTCCGTCCAGCTCATTAAAACATGCGCAGGAATGAATGATGGCAGGTTCATTTCGTGTGATGAGATAAAAGTCCCTCCGAAGATATTCATCGGCGGGGCCGCGAACCCGTTCGCCGAGCCTCTGGAGATGCGGATTATTCGCCTGGGCAAAAAAATACGGGCAGGTGCGCGTTTCATACAGACCCAGCCTGTCTTCAATTTTCAAAAGTTCGAACGGTGGATGCAGGCAGTGCGCGATGAGGGTTATGACCGGGATGTATTTATTCTTGCGGGTGCGATGCCGGTTAAGTCTGTGAAGGCTCTGGAGCATATGCGGAACAATGTGCCGGGAATGAGCATAGCGGACGAATATTTCTCGCGCATGAAATCGGCAGATGACCCAAAGGAAGAGGGCGTCGCTATATGCGTCGAGACAATCAAGCGGCTAAAGGAGATACCCGGCATTGCAGGTGTGCACATTATGCCCGTGATGTGGGAGTCGATCACACCGAGGATAGTCGAGGAGGCGGGTCTGCTTCCAAGACCGGTGTTAGGCGATGCCGAGGGCAATGCAAAGATAGAGTAA
- a CDS encoding dihydropteroate synthase, with protein MLIVGERINTSRKIKGEPVIETAVTNRDADYIADLAKKQFEAGATYIDVNAGTLTSGEPEALEWLTKTVMEAVDAPISFDTPNAAALERALNVYDAGKGQPMINSITAESGRYKNILPFVLEYKAKVIALAMDDTGIQQDPAKRLDVARKLIVDLTGAGVPLDDIYVDPLTFPIGTGSDVAVTMFDIIDKLRAEYPGVHIIAGLSNISHGMPARKLLNQAMTVLCMGKGLDAGIVDPNDRYLMALIAATESLLGRDDYCMNYISKSREGAFEGL; from the coding sequence TTGCTGATAGTAGGCGAACGAATCAACACATCTCGAAAGATAAAGGGCGAGCCGGTTATAGAAACGGCTGTTACAAACCGTGACGCCGATTACATTGCAGACCTCGCAAAAAAGCAGTTTGAAGCGGGCGCGACATACATAGATGTCAACGCGGGAACCCTGACCTCGGGTGAGCCTGAAGCTCTTGAGTGGCTCACTAAGACTGTGATGGAAGCGGTAGATGCTCCGATCTCGTTTGATACGCCAAACGCAGCCGCTCTGGAACGCGCGCTTAATGTGTATGATGCGGGCAAAGGCCAGCCTATGATCAACTCGATAACTGCGGAGTCTGGGCGATACAAAAACATTTTGCCGTTTGTTTTGGAGTATAAGGCAAAGGTAATTGCCCTGGCTATGGACGACACCGGTATCCAGCAGGACCCTGCCAAACGTCTGGATGTCGCAAGAAAGCTTATTGTCGATTTGACCGGCGCAGGTGTGCCGCTGGATGATATATACGTTGATCCGCTCACTTTCCCGATAGGCACGGGCAGCGATGTCGCAGTGACCATGTTCGATATTATTGATAAGCTCCGGGCTGAGTATCCGGGGGTGCATATAATCGCGGGGCTAAGCAACATCTCGCACGGCATGCCCGCCCGCAAGCTCCTGAATCAGGCAATGACAGTGCTTTGCATGGGCAAGGGCTTGGATGCAGGTATTGTTGACCCCAATGACAGGTATCTTATGGCTCTTATCGCCGCGACCGAATCGCTACTTGGTCGCGACGATTATTGCATGAACTATATATCGAAATCACGCGAGGGAGCCTTCGAGGGGCTATAA
- a CDS encoding DUF3466 family protein, with amino-acid sequence MKAAKIVLVIICMQCVVVTVADALTYTVQAFDNFQPCDINNKGQVAGRVFESGAWRGAALWEAGTFTSIEVLSGYDSTIVTEINDNGQVVGYCHSTSGTYSDTAFLWQKDTGMINLGILPGAQSSTATAINNQGQIVGYVNSGKNRLPFIWESGTGMTGLPLLLGCTYGTAADINDSGHIVGACFNPLEDLWGDALSHPFVWDDADGTRAYGPSAYIPVKINNLDQVVGAIPGVYWCEPIILHPDGTQVAMHVSPIDMNNLGEIIGEGDGDIWVYGCGLFRSCDGTVDYINFADSGEIVAINDHNQVVSTNALITITPEPSSAIAVIGGVAGLGAAAFRRKKVGSLSK; translated from the coding sequence ATGAAAGCTGCAAAGATAGTATTAGTGATAATCTGTATGCAGTGCGTTGTTGTTACGGTCGCCGATGCGCTGACGTATACAGTACAGGCATTTGACAATTTCCAGCCGTGCGATATCAATAACAAGGGCCAGGTGGCGGGGCGCGTATTTGAGTCCGGCGCATGGCGCGGAGCGGCGTTGTGGGAGGCAGGAACATTCACCTCTATTGAAGTGCTTTCGGGCTATGACAGCACAATCGTGACTGAGATCAATGACAACGGCCAGGTCGTTGGATACTGCCACAGCACTAGTGGCACCTACTCAGATACGGCATTTCTCTGGCAAAAAGATACCGGCATGATCAATCTGGGGATACTTCCCGGAGCGCAATCAAGTACGGCTACTGCGATCAATAACCAGGGGCAGATTGTGGGATATGTCAACAGTGGAAAAAATCGCCTGCCGTTTATCTGGGAAAGTGGGACCGGCATGACCGGCCTTCCTCTGCTTTTGGGATGCACTTATGGCACTGCTGCCGATATCAATGATAGCGGACATATTGTCGGCGCATGTTTTAATCCGCTAGAAGATTTATGGGGAGATGCATTATCTCACCCGTTTGTCTGGGACGATGCGGATGGAACGCGCGCATATGGCCCGTCTGCATATATCCCGGTAAAAATCAATAATCTCGATCAGGTGGTCGGGGCCATACCGGGGGTTTACTGGTGCGAGCCCATAATTTTGCATCCAGACGGCACTCAGGTGGCCATGCATGTCAGCCCGATAGATATGAACAACCTCGGCGAGATCATAGGCGAAGGTGATGGTGATATCTGGGTATATGGTTGCGGCTTATTCAGAAGTTGTGATGGAACTGTTGACTACATTAATTTTGCGGATTCAGGTGAAATTGTGGCGATAAACGACCACAATCAGGTTGTGTCAACAAACGCTCTTATCACAATCACGCCGGAGCCATCCAGCGCTATTGCAGTAATTGGCGGCGTCGCGGGTCTTGGTGCGGCTGCGTTTCGCAGAAAGAAAGTGGGGAGTCTATCTAAATGA